Proteins from a single region of Pseudarthrobacter sp. NIBRBAC000502772:
- a CDS encoding adenylate kinase, whose protein sequence is MLIIGPPGSGKGTQAERISERLGVVAISTGDIFRANVKGETPLGIEAKKYMDAGDFVPDSVTNKMVRDRLSESDVENGFLLDGYPRTTAQVDYLDGILANSEEKLDVVLQLTADDEELVSRLLGRAKETGRSDDNEAVIRHRLDLYHEQTEAVVAKYAERGILTQVDGIGGIDEVTDRVMQAIKAAQAA, encoded by the coding sequence ATGTTGATTATTGGACCCCCCGGTTCCGGAAAAGGAACGCAAGCGGAACGTATTTCCGAGCGCCTCGGCGTCGTGGCGATTTCCACCGGTGATATCTTCCGCGCCAATGTGAAGGGCGAAACTCCTCTTGGCATTGAAGCCAAGAAGTACATGGACGCCGGGGACTTCGTTCCGGACAGCGTCACCAACAAGATGGTCCGCGACCGCCTCAGCGAGTCCGACGTCGAAAACGGCTTCCTCCTGGACGGCTACCCGCGCACCACGGCGCAGGTGGACTACCTTGACGGGATCCTCGCGAACAGCGAAGAGAAGCTCGACGTCGTCCTGCAGCTCACGGCCGACGACGAGGAACTCGTCTCGCGGCTGCTGGGCCGTGCCAAGGAAACCGGCCGGAGCGACGACAACGAAGCCGTGATCCGCCACCGCCTTGACCTGTACCACGAGCAGACCGAGGCCGTTGTGGCCAAGTATGCCGAACGCGGCATCCTGACCCAGGTTGACGGCATCGGCGGCATCGACGAGGTCACCGACCGCGTCATGCAGGCCATCAAGGCAGCCCAGGCCGCCTAA
- a CDS encoding ABC transporter substrate-binding protein yields the protein MSFTLDRRFFLTLAGAGAGAAALSACGGPSTTPGAAATTAASIDFSGVKPAASIDFWSNHPGKSQDVEKSTIEKFHAKYPDIKVNLVTAGANYEEIAQKFQTAQAAKSGLPSLVVLSDVWWFRYYLNESIIPLDSLVKQLDVKLDDFRTSLVDDYKYDGKQWALPYGRSTPLFYYNKDHFAAAGLPDRAPATWQEYAGWAPKLKAASGAQYAFMHPALAGYAGWTLQNNLWGEGGGWSKEWDITCDSAESVAALQAAQDSVYKDAWAGVSSKESADDFAAGLASATLSSTGSLIGILKSAKFNVGVGFMPGGSKVTTGVCPTGGAGLGIPSGVTKEEQLSAAMFLQFMTEPENTAAFSAATGYMPTRTSADMTAVLAKTPQIKIAMDQLAVTKVQDNARAFLPGADQEMAKAAAKILTQQGDVKAIMTELKATLEGIYTKDVKPKLKA from the coding sequence ATGTCCTTTACCCTTGATCGACGGTTCTTCCTCACCCTGGCCGGCGCCGGGGCAGGCGCCGCAGCTCTCTCCGCCTGCGGCGGCCCGTCTACAACACCCGGAGCCGCGGCGACGACCGCTGCCAGCATCGACTTCAGCGGCGTCAAGCCGGCCGCCTCCATCGACTTCTGGTCCAACCACCCGGGCAAGTCACAGGACGTGGAAAAGAGCACCATCGAGAAGTTCCACGCCAAGTACCCGGACATCAAGGTGAACCTGGTGACCGCCGGCGCCAACTACGAGGAAATCGCCCAGAAGTTCCAGACAGCCCAGGCCGCCAAGTCAGGCCTCCCGTCCCTGGTGGTCCTCTCCGACGTCTGGTGGTTCCGCTACTACCTGAACGAGAGCATCATCCCGCTCGACTCCCTGGTCAAGCAGCTGGACGTCAAGCTGGACGACTTCCGCACGTCACTGGTGGACGACTACAAGTACGACGGCAAGCAGTGGGCACTCCCCTACGGCCGGTCCACGCCCCTGTTCTACTACAACAAGGACCACTTCGCGGCAGCCGGCCTGCCGGACCGTGCCCCCGCCACCTGGCAGGAATACGCCGGGTGGGCCCCGAAGCTCAAGGCGGCTTCCGGCGCCCAGTACGCCTTTATGCACCCCGCGCTGGCCGGCTACGCGGGCTGGACGCTGCAGAACAACCTGTGGGGCGAAGGCGGCGGCTGGTCCAAGGAATGGGACATCACGTGTGACTCAGCCGAGTCCGTGGCGGCACTGCAGGCGGCCCAGGATTCTGTGTACAAGGACGCCTGGGCCGGCGTTTCCTCCAAGGAATCCGCCGACGACTTTGCCGCCGGCCTTGCTTCGGCCACGTTGTCTTCGACGGGGTCGCTGATCGGCATCCTGAAGTCCGCCAAGTTCAACGTGGGCGTCGGGTTCATGCCGGGCGGCTCAAAGGTCACCACCGGCGTGTGCCCCACCGGCGGCGCCGGCCTGGGCATCCCCAGCGGTGTCACCAAGGAAGAGCAGCTGTCAGCAGCAATGTTCCTGCAGTTCATGACCGAGCCGGAGAACACTGCCGCGTTCTCGGCCGCGACAGGCTACATGCCCACGCGCACGTCCGCCGACATGACCGCCGTGCTCGCCAAGACGCCGCAGATCAAGATCGCCATGGACCAGCTGGCCGTGACCAAGGTCCAGGACAACGCCCGGGCGTTCCTGCCGGGAGCGGACCAGGAGATGGCCAAGGCTGCCGCCAAGATCCTGACGCAGCAGGGCGACGTGAAGGCCATCATGACCGAGCTGAAGGCGACCCTCGAGGGAATCTACACCAAGGACGTCAAGCCCAAGCTCAAGGCCTGA
- the map gene encoding type I methionyl aminopeptidase: MAFGQPRIEYKTNAQMRIMRDAGLVLNRALDAAVAAAAPGVTTKQLDDVFAAVLNEAGAKSNFLGYHGFPATICTSVNEEVVHGIPGGKVLNDGDIISIDGGAIVDGWHSDSARTVIVGQADPEDQRLSDVTQAAMWRGIAALATGSHVGDVGAAIDDYVSSVPGKPLGILEDYVGHGIGSEMHMAPDVLNYRTSHRGPKIKPGLCLAIEPMLVRGSIDTAVLEDDWTVVTTDGKRSCQWEHSVAVHEKGIWVLSAPDGGAEHLVPLGVVPVPIP; the protein is encoded by the coding sequence ATGGCCTTCGGCCAGCCCCGTATCGAATACAAGACCAACGCCCAGATGCGCATCATGCGCGACGCCGGGCTGGTGCTGAACCGTGCGCTGGACGCAGCGGTGGCCGCAGCCGCTCCAGGCGTTACCACCAAGCAGCTGGACGACGTCTTCGCCGCAGTGCTGAACGAGGCCGGCGCCAAGTCGAACTTCCTCGGCTACCACGGCTTCCCCGCCACCATCTGCACCTCCGTGAACGAGGAAGTGGTGCACGGCATCCCCGGCGGCAAGGTCCTCAACGACGGCGACATCATCTCGATCGACGGCGGCGCGATTGTTGACGGCTGGCATTCCGACTCTGCACGCACCGTCATTGTGGGCCAGGCCGACCCCGAGGACCAGCGGCTTTCCGACGTCACCCAGGCAGCCATGTGGCGCGGCATCGCCGCCTTGGCCACGGGAAGCCACGTGGGCGACGTCGGCGCCGCCATCGACGACTACGTCTCCTCTGTGCCGGGCAAGCCGCTGGGCATCCTGGAGGACTACGTGGGCCACGGCATCGGCTCCGAGATGCACATGGCCCCCGATGTCCTGAACTACCGCACCAGCCACCGCGGTCCCAAGATCAAACCCGGACTGTGCCTGGCCATCGAGCCCATGCTGGTCCGCGGCAGCATCGACACGGCAGTGCTGGAGGACGACTGGACAGTGGTGACCACCGACGGCAAACGCTCCTGCCAGTGGGAGCACTCGGTTGCCGTCCACGAAAAGGGGATCTGGGTGCTCTCAGCCCCCGACGGCGGAGCGGAGCACCTGGTGCCGCTCGGCGTCGTGCCCGTCCCGATCCCGTAG